Proteins encoded within one genomic window of Besnoitia besnoiti strain Bb-Ger1 chromosome II, whole genome shotgun sequence:
- a CDS encoding HECT-domain (ubiquitin-transferase) domain-containing protein (encoded by transcript BESB_036850) — MTIRRRRARPASSRLENKAEKKPPLASVSASSGSLSRAGDPLIQRTDGQARRRAREGAARRSGDTDADSSRHTGNVSVTSMRPTRVPRGRRLLPERPLRLARPACGCCVSPASGARAGSAARAGSAATSRVSDRQAVRASPSSRLAGSRHSSTEAATSASSPGTSLAPEKKLPRPKNAGGRRGGARARRERESGDAADEAAADRAAANARGGDWSGEREDSVAREAFSRESATAERVRGGGDRGGVEQGKRSAVAEKKKASAESASDAQGEKKAAPRRRGGATCRRGLFFLFIAEAAGAGAAVASGPREEGVEEESAKSAEGETSQGGNGDTLHTAGEEGKLFLRVQTREERLVRIACRVL; from the coding sequence ATGACaatccgcaggcggcgcgcgcggcctgcgtcgtctcgtCTGGAGAAcaaggcagagaagaagccgccCTTGGCTAGCgtttccgcgtcgtctgggtcgctgtcgcgcgccggTGACCCTCTGATCCAAAGGACAGACGGCcaagcgaggcgccgcgcgcgggaaggcgccgcgaggcggagcggcgaCACGGATGCAGACTCGAGCCGCCACACCGGGAACGTGTCTGTGACGTCCATGAGGCCTACGAGAGtccctcgcgggcgtcggctGCTCCCTgagaggccgctgcgtctcgcgcgcccagcttgcggctgctgcgtctctcctgcctccggcgcgagggcgggctccgcagcgagggcgggctCCGCAGCGACGTCGCGCGTCTCAGACCGACAAgctgtgcgcgcctcgccgtcgtcgaggcTCGCCGGCTCCCGCCACTCCAgcacggaggcggcgacctccgcgtcctcgccgggAACTTCCCTCGCGCCTGAGAAGAAACTGCCGCGCCCCAAGAACGCCGGCGgtcgacgcggaggcgcacgcgcccgcagagagagagagagcggagacgcggcggacgaagcaGCGGCGGACAGGGCAGCTGCGAatgcgcgcggaggcgactggagtggggagagagaagacagcgtcgcgcgcgaggcgtttTCTCGCGAATCCGCGACGGCAGAGAGagtccgcggaggcggagacagaggcggcgtcgagcaGGGCAAGCGCTCAGCTGtcgcggaaaagaagaaggcaagcgcggagagcgcaAGCGATGCACAAGGGGAAAaaaaggccgcgccgcggaggcgtggcGGGGCGACGTGCAGACGAGGactctttttcctcttcatcgcggaggcagctggcgcaggcgcggcggtcgcctcaggcccgcgcgaagaaggcgttGAAGAGGAgtcggcgaagagcgcggagggagagacgagcCAGGGAGGGAACGGAGACACGCTCCACACCgcgggcgaagaaggaaagctATTTCTCCGCGTACAAACGCGAGAGGAGCGACTGGTGAGAATCGCTTGTCGTGTGCTGTGA
- a CDS encoding putative peptidase M16 family protein (encoded by transcript BESB_036830): MLRLLSRAVAAGSGNSVASAIASKRVGASLSSAQLLCTRSLVTSSGALAAAGSSDVSPLARCPDVSIPREAFNQAPTITTTLPNGIRVATQRLPFHQTATVGVWIDSGSRYDTKETNGAAHFLEHMTFKGTKRRSRIQLEQEIENMGAHLNAYTSREQTVYYAKAFKKDIPQCMDVLSDILLNSTISEEAVQMEKHVILREMEEVEKQTEEVIFDRLHTTAFRDSPLGYTILGPEENIRRMTREHIVDYIRRNYTSDRMVIAAAGDVDHKELVAMAEKHFAAVPQAKRSKIRLPEEKPFFCGSELLHRNDDMGPIAHVAVGFEGVPWKSPDAVTFMLMQAIIGSYRKHDEGIVPGKVSANTTVRNVCNKMMVGCADMFSAFNTCYSDTGLFGFYAQCDEVALEHCVMELMFGITSLSYAVTDEEVERAKAQLKTQLLGHLDSTTAVAEDIGRQMLAYGRRMPVAEFLKRLEVIDAEEVKRVAWKYLHDAEVAVAGLGPLFGMPQLIQVRRSTFWLRY, translated from the exons ATgttgcgtcttctctcccgcgccgtcgctgccggctcAGGCAAcagcgtcgcctcggcgATCGCCTCCAAGAGagtcggcgcctcgctctcttctgcgcagctcctctgCACTCGAAGTCTTGTGACCTCAtccggcgccctcgcggctgcaggctcCAGCGACGTCAGCccgctcgctcgctgccCAGATGTCTCGATTCCCCGTGAGGCCTTCAACCAAGCTCCCACGA TCACGACGACTCTGCCCAACGGCATCCGcgtggcgacgcagcgcctgccttTCCATCAGACGGCGACTGTGGGCGTTTGGATtgacagcggcagccgctacGACACTAAGGAGACGAATGGAGCTGCGCACTTCCTTGAGCACATGACTTTCAAG GGCACGAAGAGGAGATCCCGAATTCAGTTGGAGCAGGAAATCGAAAACATGGGCGCGCATCTGAACGCGTACACCTCCCGCGAGCAGACAGT GTACTACGCGAAGGCGTTCAAGAAGGACATTCCGCAGTGCATGGACGTTCTGTCTGACATTCTGTTGAACTCCACGATCTCCGAGGAGGCCGTCCAGATGGAGAAGCACGTGATTCTGCGCGAGATGGAAGAAGTCGAAAAACAAACTGAGGAAGTCATTTTTGATCGCCTGCACACCACG GCCTTCCGTGACAGCCCGTTGGGCTACACGATTCTGGGGCCTGAGGAAAACATCCGCCGGATGACGCGCGAGCACATCGTGGACTACATCCGCAGGAACTACACGAGCGACAGAATGGTCATTGCGGCCGCAGGTGACGTCGATCACAAAGAGCTCGTTGCCATGGCGGAGAAGCACTTCGCAGCCGTCCCCcaggcgaagcgcagcaAGATCCGCCTTCCCGAGGAGAAgcccttcttctgcggctccGAGCTCCTCCACAGAAACGACGACATGGGACCAATCGCCCACGTCGCCGTCGGATTCGAGGGCGTGCCCTGGAAGTCGCCAG ACGCCGTGACGTTCATGCTGATGCAGGCGATCATCGGCAGCTACAGGAAGCACGACGAGGGCATCGTCCCGGGCAAGGTCTCGGCGAACACCACCGTGCGCAACGTGTGCAACAAGATGATGGTGGGCTGCGCAGACATGTTTTCCGCCTTCAACACCTGCTACAGCGACACAGGTCTCTTTGGCTTCTACGCACAGTGCGACGAAGTGGCGTTGGAGCACTGCGTCATGGAACTAATGTTTGGCATCACCTCCCTCTCCTACGCC GTCACGGACGAAGAAGtcgagcgcgcgaaggctCAGCTGAAG ACTCAGCTCCTTGGTCACCTCGACTCGAcgacggcggtcgcggaAGACATCGGCCGGCAGATGTT GGCTTATGGCCGCCGCATGCCGGTCGCCGAGTTCCTCAAGAGGCTCGAGGTCatcgacgccgaggaagtCAAGCGCGTCGCGTGGAAGTACCTGCACGACGCT gaAGTCGCTGTTGCTGGACTGGGCCCGCTCTTTGGCATGCCGCAGTTGATCCAGGTGCGGCGCTCGACTTTCTGGCTCCGCTACTAG
- a CDS encoding hypothetical protein (encoded by transcript BESB_036840), producing the protein MLTQSEDNGDSCEGVERRGEAGEAGNQTQDGQEAAGDPLTSSYASAIDMASFVLPAAHAACESQRPRRNQEAAPRAASASSRSASPASSSPSSAASSPVISQSPSSSTHSGPPAASPDSCSPSDPSSFSSSSPSSPSFSSPFSSFSLPPQPGGREARRVQPMSRAVAEGVCSQQVVLGIKSICKELVENAIDAGATGIEVRFINGGLESIEVRDNGSGIAPQDFPLLGRRHATSKIDKFEDLYNSLDTMGFRGEALASLCALSDVTILTRTAADAFASRLFFDHHGNIVQTEPAAREVGTTVTVTNLFASLPLRRRALQQQRQKHFQEALAFLQKFALLHASDCRVLLTDFQSSAAGGGEASQRRKGGNTVTLLNTRGTAAQLMDAAVSVYGARQMQQCAEVNLRGSDPKRAWSANVLLSRPPLGIRTSALQLFFVNKRVVDFPPLLQKLINKKYREVCSRSYFPIVIAFVNVAPHLLEVNLRKDKQEVLLAVEKEITEAILASITDSVAPVVASFQTLASLQASPQSAAALQPCRPSPGSPFGSASPPDTSSSPSEPLEAAQKGAKHEGEGAGEAASRPPLGEAQARERCRSHDEDETTPRDAVDGSSATREETDGATKDDASESSRSRYAVFSEDDSFSLFSSPAFLSGFADRSAASSAAELFSRGEKEASRARESEGTAAPRTRLRRDVSPHPADDDPAGEASCSRANLEFETRGGCSAGASASPSAAAEAASSSLSASSCGTCADGAQASTFFAEPPSPRDAEAGDRFASPPASKRFRAREEEEAKGTEEAREEDVEDAVAGEEQNAEEEEEGIEREEALRRKRRKKDKDKKKRRRERRSTQAPGVSESKLLKETVAAVVAECQLSEADLACVYGEDAEPSEAAEGDTAAGAAPASSSFQFASCPAAFSFASASDARVLGAFDPSTSSFFFNKAAFAEMKIIGQFNCGFILGCLVSRVGKPEAPSSATSSPAGGEVRSLFIVDQHASDEKKRFEDLNAAFKPATQPLLRPLRLQLPLDMERAILEFEEHIRLNGFRVKVENQRREGGETGEGDASECTFSLTGLPVVEGTQLKEEDFVEFLASLLHDEEGSAAAARWSGRTQRETGEKNTKKREKNSEEGSKEGDGEDGESCEDEEETVGRKKATRAFHHRILQCRPKKVWDILASSFSVGWDCVFRSFTFSAAPSFCLLGSRPLRACRSAIMIGDALNVSQMQQILRNLAKLHLPFNCPHGRPTVRHLFDLHLPAPYADDAADHAGREADDAGKEADAREEADARGAASLMGLEGDLRAPGKASRAAEDAGNAPVSGELETGRQQAEEETEAPHHGGRQSTPEKEDSSDSARAERRLERSEGGHPAGDRPDEGRQVEGNMHAEGALFGTDEENLFAEEESVDRGEDKRAREEDRDETRRDASFAVREWREEETQHRTTGSQTTDLNLYELCFD; encoded by the exons ATGCTGACCCAGAGCGAAGATAATGGGGACTCGTGCGAGGGCgtggagaggaggggggaggcgggtgAGGCAGGAAATCAGACGCAGGACGGGcaagaggccgccggcgaccccCTGACAAGCTCCTACGCGTCTGCGATCGACATGGCGTCCTTTGTTCTcccggcggcgcatgcagcatgTGAATCCCAGCGCCCACGCCGGAACCaggaagcagcgcctcgcgccgcttccgcatcgtcgcgctctgcctctcccgcctcttcatcgccttcttctgccgcttcctcccccGTTATCTCGCAGAGTCCCTCCTCTTCAACGCATTCAGGCCCTccagccgcgtcgcctgaCTCTTGTTCTCCGTCGGAtccttcttccttctcgtcttcctctccttcgtccccttccttttcgtctcccttctcgtctttttcgctgccgccccagcctggcggccgcgaggcgcggcgcgtccagCCGATGAGTCGCGCCGTGGCGgaaggcgtctgcagccAACAGGTCGTTCTCGGCATAAAAAGCATCTGCAAAGAGCTCGTTGAAAACGCGAttgacgcaggcgcgaccGGCATCG agGTCCGCTTCATCAACGGGGGGCTTGAGAGCATCGAAGTCCGCGACAATGGGTCGGGGATCGCACCGCAGGACTTCCCACTCCTCG GCCGCCGCCATGCAACTTCGAAAATTGACAAATTCGAGGATCTCTACAATTCGCTTGACACCATGGGATTTCGA GGCGAAGCGCTTGCCTCGCTTTGCGCGCTGAGTGACGTTACGATCTTAACTCGAACTGCagccgacgccttcgcctcgcgtctcttctttgATCACCACGGCAACATCGTCCAGAccgagcccgccgcgagggag GTGGGCACGACGGTGACGGTGACGAATTTGTttgcgtcgctgcctctacggcggcgggcgcttcaGCAACAGCGCCAGAAGCACTTCCAAGAAGCGCTCGCGTTCCTGCAGAAATTCGCCCTCCTGCATGCGTCCGactgccgcgtcctcctcacCGACTTCCAGTcctcggcggccggcggcggcgaggcttcGCAGAG ACGGAAGGGCGGGAACACGGTCACGCTTCTCAACACGCGCGGCaccgctgcgcagctgaTGGACGCAGCCGTGAGCGTCTATGGAGCACGGCAGATGCAGCAGTGCGCAGAGGTTAACTTGCGCGGCTCTGACCCCAAGCGAGCGTGGAG cGCGAACGTCTTGCtctcgcgtccgccgctggGCATTCGAACATCTGCGCTTCAGCTCTTCTTCGTGAACAAGCGGGTCGTGGACTTTCCGCCTCTTTTGCAGAAACTTATCAACAA GAAGTATCGCGAGGTCTGCAGCCGATCCTACTTCCCCATCGTGATTGCATTCGTCAACGTCGCGCCGCATCTCTTGGAAGTCAACCTGAG GAAGGACAAACAGGAAGTCCTTCTTGCCGTAGAGAAGGAGATCACCGAGGCGATATTG GCGTCGATAACGGACTCAGTTGCCCCCGTGGTCGCCTCCTTCCAGACGCTCGCGTCGTTGCAGGCGTCACCGCagtccgccgctgcgctgcagccctGCCGCCCTTCACCGGGCTCGCCCTTCGGCTCTGCGTCCCCCCCGGAcacttcgtcgtcgccctctgaaCCGCTAGAGGCCGCGCAAAAAGGAGCGAAacacgaaggcgaaggcgctggcgaagcgGCTTCGAGGCCACCTctgggcgaggcgcaggcgagagagcgatgCAGATCtcacgacgaagacgagacgaCCCCGAGAGACGCCGtagacggcagcagcgcgacccGAGAGGAGACCGACGGCGCGACGAAGGACGACGCATCCGAGTCTTCTCGCAGCCGCTACGCCGTGTTTAGTGAAGACGATTCCTTCTCTTTAttttcctcgcctgcgtttcTGTCCGGCTTCGCAGACAGatccgctgcgtcgtctgcggcggagcttttctcgcgaggcgagaaggaagcctcgagggcgcgcgaaagCGAAGGCACCGCGGCCCCGCGCACGCGACTGCGCAGAGACGTTTCGCCGCACCCTGCGGACGACGACCCagccggcgaggcgtcgTGCTCTAGAGCGAACCTAGAGTTCGAGACGCGTGGCGGCTGCTCtgctggcgcgtctgcctctccgtccgcggccgcggaggccgcttcctcctcgctctccgcttcgtcgTGTGGCACGTGTGCAGATGGCGCACAGGCCTCGACATTCTTCGCGGAGCCCCCGTCGCCGCGTGATGCCGAGGCCGGCGAccgcttcgcttcgcctccggctAGCAAACGGTTTCGCGctagagaagaagaggaagcaaaggggacagaagaggcgcgagaagaagacgtaGAAGATGCAGTTGCGGGGGAAGAACaaaacgcggaggaagaagaagaggggaTTGAGCGGGAAGAAGCGTtgcggcggaagcggagaaagaaggataaggacaagaagaagcgcaggcgagagagacgcagcacgCAAGCGCCAGGCGTCAGCGAGAGCAAGCTGCTCAAGGAGACAGTCGCGGCAGTTGTCGCAGAGTGTCAGTTGTCTGAGGCGGATCTTGCATGCGTAtacggcgaagacgcggagcccagcgaggcggcggaaggagacaccgccgcgggcgctgcgccagcctcctcttctttccaGTTCGCCTCCTGCCCTGCGGCGTTTTCCTTCGCGTCAGCCTCGGATgcccgcgtcctcggcgccttcgacCCCAGCACtagcagcttcttcttcaacaaagccgccttcgccgagaTGAAAATAATCGGGCAGTTCAACTGCGGATTCATCCtcggctgcctcgtctcccgcgtcgGGAAACCGGAAGCGCCATCATCTGCAACGTCGTCTCCTGCAGGTGGCGAAGTCCGCTCGCTGTTCATCGTCGATCAGCACGCGAGCGATGAGAAGAAGCGCTTCGAGGATTTGAACGCGGCCTTCAAACCAGccacgcagccgctgctgcgcccgcttcgcctgcagctccccCTCGACATGGAGCGCGCCATCCTCGAGTTCGAGGAACATATTCGCCTCAACGGATTTCGCGTCAAAGTCGAGaaccagcgccgcgagggcggggagactggcgagggcgacgcgtctgAGTGCACCTTTTCGCTCACGGGGTTGCCTGTAGTGGAGGGCACGCAGCTGAAGGAGGAGGACTTTGTGGAGTTTTTGGCCTCGCTTTTGCACGACGaagagggcagcgccgccgccgcgcgttgGAGCGGGCggacgcagcgagagacaggcgagaagAACACGAAAAAAAGGGAGAAGAACAGCGAAGAGGGCTcgaaggagggcgacggcgaagacggcgaaagctgcgaagatgaagaagagaccGTAGGGCGAAagaaagcgacgcgcgcgtttcACCATCGAATCCTCCAGTGCAGGCCCAAGAAAGTCTGGGATATTCTGGCGAGCAG CTTCTCTGTGGGCTGGGACTGCGTGTTTCGTTCCTTCACCTTCTCCGCGGCACCCTCGTTTTGTCTGCTGGGCTCGCGTCCGCTCAGGGCCTGCAGGTCGGCGATCATGATTGGCGACGCGCTGAACGTGAGCCAGATGCAGCAGATCCTGCGGAACCTCGCAAAGCTCCATCTCCCTTTCAACTGCCCGCACGGACGTCCCACCGTGCGTCACCTCTTCGATCTGCATCTACCCGCCCCCTACGCAGACGATGCAGCAGACCATGCAGGCAGAGAAGCAGATGACGCAGGcaaggaggcagacgcgcgtgaAGAAGCCGACGCGCGGGGCGCTGCGAGTCTCATGGGGCTTGAAGGCGATTTGAGAGCTCCGGGAAAGGCCAGCAGAGCAGCCGAAGACGCGGGTAACGCGCCGGTCTCGGGCGAGCTCGAGACGGGTCGCCAGCaggccgaagaggagacagaggcgccaCACCACGGAGGGCGACAGTCCACCccagagaaagaagacagcagcgacagcgcccgcgccgagcgccgcctcgagaggagcgagggcgGACATCCGGCAGGCGACCGACCAGATGAAGGACGCCAAGTCGAAGGAAACATgcacgcggaaggcgctctCTTCGGCACCGATGAAGAGAATCTCTTTGCCGAAGAAGAGTCAGTcgacagaggagaagacaAGCGCGCACGAGAAGAAGATCGAGATGAaacgcggcgagacgcgagcTTCGCGGTGCGCGagtggagagaagaagagacgcaacACCGAACGACAGGCTCACAAACCACGGACCTGAACCTCTACGAGCTCTGCTTCGACTAA